Genomic segment of Candidatus Omnitrophota bacterium:
GCGAGGTTGTTATTGGAGGATTTCCATGCCAGGATTTTAGTTTAGCCGGGAAAAGAGAGGGGTTCAATACGGAAAGAGGGCGACTTTATGAACAGATGAAGAGAGTGATATTATTGAAGAAGCCCTTAATATTCATAGCAGAAAACGTTAAAGGTTTAACGAATCTTGCTGGAGCGCTGGATAGGATAAAGAACGATTTCGCCGCAACTTATCCTGGGTATCGAATCAGTGACCATTTACTTATGGCCGCTGATTTCGGCGTTCCTCAAACCAGAGAAAGAGTCATCATTGTTGGCGTCCGAAACGACTGCGTTGCGACTTTTCATGCCCCTTCCCCAACTCACGCGTTTGACGAATCAAATGAGGACGGAAGAAAGCCTTGGGTTAAATCTGAAGAGGCAATCGGTGACTTATGGGGCACGGAGAAAAAAAAGAATTGCCTACCAAATCAGAACCAATATTCACAGGCTAAAAATTATGGCGAACATTTACAGGGTAATAAACCTATAAAAGCGGATTACCCGGCGCCAACGATTCGAGCCGAACATCATGGTAATATTGAGTTTCATTATAAGAACAAAAGACGACTAACGGTGAGGGAATGCGCTAGAATTCAGACTTTTCCAGATAATTTCGTTTTTAAGGGAAGCGGCTCATCCGCTTATGTGCAGGTTGGTAATGCTGTTCCGCCGCTATTAGCTTGGCATATTGCGAAAAGAGTGAAGGAGTTTGTGGAGAATGAGAAAAAAGCGAGATCCGAAAGTTACAAGCAAAATCATGGCGTGTATTCATTCCAAGAATACGCGGCCGGAAGTAGCTTTAGGTAGAATCCTACGTAGGAATAAAATAAAATTCCGAAGACATTACAAGATTTCAGGAAGCCCAGATATCGCCATAAATTCAAGAAAAATCGCCATTTTTGTTGATGGCGATTTTTGGCATGGTCATAATTGGAAGTTAAGGGGGCTTAAGAGTCTTCAAGCTGAACTCGCAAGTTATAACAAATTTTGGGCTAATAAGATAAGAAATAACATTAAACGTGATATAAGGACGAACAAGGAGTTAAGGAAAAATGATTGGAAAGTGCTTCGATTTTGGGAGAGCGATTTAAAGAGAAAACCCGATATGATAATTAATAAAATACTACGCGTCTATCGTGCTCGCAGACCCGCCGCATAGATTAAAGACGCTTCTCCCTTATTTAAATTTCCCTGTTTATCAACAAGACCAAGCCATACTTCTTCTATGTCGGCGGATTTAGACACCTTCACGCACCAGGCGCTTGTAAGCTCGTCTCTATTGACGTCGGTCAGAATTTTTTTTATCGCCTTGGCATTAATGTACAAATTATAAAGTATTTTAGGGACTTTTATAGTCTTACCATTCAATAATCGCAATGACATTTGACCGCCGGCCGTGAATAAGTCTCGGAACGAGCTACACGTGGCTTGATATTCCTGTAACAGATAGAGAGATGGTTTTATGTACTTGCGATTAGAGGTTGAAAAAACTTCAGGGAAACGAACCATAACCTCTACTATAAAACGCTCTTGTGAAACATCATCAAGTTCAGAAATATGTTTTATAATCGGCATTACACCGGAATCAATCCACCATAGTTCCTCACCTTTTTTGAGTATGCTTCGATAATATTCCTTAGCCGTTTTTATGGTGTCGCCTTGGCAAAATGCCCCATAGGTTGTACCCATCTTCCCAAATATGTTATCACCTTTTGGTAGCTCCATATTAATTTTATAGCGTGGCGAGTGAGTAACTACGATATCGCTAAGGCAGTCTTCATAAAGTCTAAACATGATATCAGATTTATTTTTCTTGCCCTTTTTCCCGAAGAATATATAAACTTGTCTTAAATCTTTTATTTTTGTGGCTTCAGTAATACTATTGCCTGTTGTTACCCAGGCATCGCCAGCCGTGAATTTCGCCTCGATTCCAAAAGGCCATATGTATATGTCTGGAAATGAATGTTTGCCCGTCCAAAGATGATCTCTTATGCTTCTCTCGGCACATATAGCTTTTATTACGCCGTAAAGAATAGCTTCAAATTCATCGCCTGAATTGATATTTCTCAAGCCATCTTTTAATAGACGGATTTTAGCTTCTTCTAAAATCTCAATAAATGTGCCCTCGGATATCACTTTTCTCATATTTACCTCTGATTTTACTAAATTATAGCTCTTCATGCTTAAAAGCACAACAATAAAGGTGAGAATTACTTAAAATACGCTAATAAAAGCAAGTAATAGCTTGACACCTAAATGTTTTAAGCGTAGATTGGGAAAAGGGTTACAAGTTACATAAAAATTAGAAACTTGTCAAAAAGGAATATGCAATTTTGCGGAATACCCTAAAGTGATACGTCCCGCAATATACACAAAGAGGAATCATGCCGCGGCCTTTTAATTCTGAGTTAGTGCTCGAAGAAAAAATATCAGAGGCAACCCTGCGCGCTTATCATGTTGGGTTTGAGAATAATAAGTTTAGGTTGCAACCACTCGTTGATGTGATATGTGATGTCATATTAGAGTTTGCATTAGGATATGATAAAAGCGTAAGCATAGCTCCTACTGAGATCAGGGCGAAGTTACGGGAAGCGGCTTTAAGAGTCTATGATACTGACAAATATAAAAAACGAGGCGAATTTGGAGAGCTAATTCTCCATCTTTTTCTTAGAGATTTTTGTGAAACAATACCCTTAATTTCAAAGATATACTTTAAAGATACAAGTAATGCGGCTGTTCATGGTTTTGATGCCGTTCATATTACAATTAAAAATGGTAAGAATAAACTTTGGCTTGGTGAATCAAAACTTTACACAAATGGAACCGAAGGAGTGAGAAGCCTAGTTAAGGATTTGGTAGCCCACACAAAAGCGAATTATCTTCGTAAGGAGTTTATGTTTATTGCGCCAAAGATACCAAGTTCAACGCCTTTAATTGAACACTGGCGGAGGCTTATGCATAGACATCAAACTCTAGAATCAATATATCACGGAATTTGTATACCTATGGTATGTACGTATTCGAGTGATGTATTTCGTTCTCATTCTGTAGCTACACGGCAATATTTAGATGATTTTACAAAAGAATGCCATAGTCTAAAGGCTATATTTGATGTCGGATCAAAAAAAGTAACCACAGATATTGATGTAATGTTAATGTTGCTACCCGTTCCCTGTAAAGACGAACTAATCAAAGAGCTTCACAAACGGTTAAGGTCAATGCAATCGATATGAAGATAACAAAGCTTGATGACGCAATAAATTTTATAGCGAACTCAAAAGCGATTAATTTTAACGATAGCTTCGAACTATCAAAAGCGGTAGCTTTTTTATTGTCAGAAGAGGAAAGTGCGCAACAAGGGCGGGAAATCATAATTCGCATCTTGGATGCATGGAGTAAAGTTAATTCTGAAACAAAAAATATATGGAACGATTTAATTGAGGCATCCGGTCTGTACCCTTATGTAGAGCAAAATAAATTATCCGGTTCTTCGTGCTTACGACAAGAATATCATAAATCAAAATATTTAGTAGATAAATATTTCCATGCAGAGCAGATGAATATATCTATTTTACTACACAAACTAGAAAGTCTTATCGTAAGCGCTCCGACAAGTTTTGGGAAAAGCCTACTAATCGAAGAAGTTGTCGCTAGTAAAGTACATAATAATATTGTAGTTATCCAGCCAACGTTGGCACTTCTAGATGAAACTCGTAAAAAACTTCAACAGTATAGCGATGATTACAACATAATAGTTAGTACTTCGCAAATGCCGTCACCTAGAAAAAATTTATTTTTGTTTACCGGTGAAAGAGTTGTTGAGTATAAACATTTTCCCAAAATCGATTTTTTTGTTTTGGACGAATTTTATAAGTTAAGTCCATCAAGGGACGATGATAGGTCAATAGCCTTAAACCATGCGTTATATTTGCTACTTAAAATGACAAAAAGGTTTTATATGCTAGGTCCTTCTATTAAAAGCATACCCGAAGGCTTTGCGTCAAAATACAACGCTAACTGGCTAAGGACTAGCTTTGCAACTGTCGCCATAGATATTAATAAAATATATGAAGAAAAAAAAATAAATAAAGAAACTCAGGAAACTGCGCTGTTTGATTTATTGTTAACGCTAAAAGAACCGACTTTAATTTACTGCTCGTCGCCGGGCAAGGTAAATAAGTTAATACCAAAATTTTTAGAGTTTATGTTAAATAAGAACCACAATGGGAAACAACTAGGTTCCTCAAACCATGACTTAACCCAGTGGATCGATACGAATATTCATGAAAATTGGGATTTAAGAAAGGCTTTGGCTAACAGAATAGGTTTCCATCACGGTGCTTTACCTAGGCATTTGGCAAGCTCTGTAGTAGACGCATTCAACTCCGGTGATATACATTATCTTTTTTGCACCTCTACATTGATTGAGGGCGTTAACACATCTGCAAAGAATGTTGTATTATTTGACAAGAAAAAAGGACTCAAGCAAATTGACTATTTTGATTTCAAAAATATAACAGGTAGGGCTGGTAGAATGAGCAGGCACTTTATAGGAAATATTTTTCAATTCCATCCAGAACCTCAACAACTTGAATTAAATATAGACATTCCTTTGTATAATCAGACTTCTGCCCCA
This window contains:
- a CDS encoding very short patch repair endonuclease, giving the protein MACIHSKNTRPEVALGRILRRNKIKFRRHYKISGSPDIAINSRKIAIFVDGDFWHGHNWKLRGLKSLQAELASYNKFWANKIRNNIKRDIRTNKELRKNDWKVLRFWESDLKRKPDMIINKILRVYRARRPAA
- the dcm gene encoding DNA (cytosine-5-)-methyltransferase, producing the protein MKRRGRKPEVTSLYKNGKRCTFYIKNDIKAKLDHLKHNSDVHISDLVNTALELRLKDILSGKSDSIRVVSLFSGCGGMDVGFVGGFEFLNNKYENLGFEMVFANDIIQDACDTYEEYFKHKSVCLDIKQYLDGNGIIPDCEVVIGGFPCQDFSLAGKREGFNTERGRLYEQMKRVILLKKPLIFIAENVKGLTNLAGALDRIKNDFAATYPGYRISDHLLMAADFGVPQTRERVIIVGVRNDCVATFHAPSPTHAFDESNEDGRKPWVKSEEAIGDLWGTEKKKNCLPNQNQYSQAKNYGEHLQGNKPIKADYPAPTIRAEHHGNIEFHYKNKRRLTVRECARIQTFPDNFVFKGSGSSAYVQVGNAVPPLLAWHIAKRVKEFVENEKKARSESYKQNHGVYSFQEYAAGSSFR
- a CDS encoding DUF1837 domain-containing protein, whose protein sequence is MLEEKISEATLRAYHVGFENNKFRLQPLVDVICDVILEFALGYDKSVSIAPTEIRAKLREAALRVYDTDKYKKRGEFGELILHLFLRDFCETIPLISKIYFKDTSNAAVHGFDAVHITIKNGKNKLWLGESKLYTNGTEGVRSLVKDLVAHTKANYLRKEFMFIAPKIPSSTPLIEHWRRLMHRHQTLESIYHGICIPMVCTYSSDVFRSHSVATRQYLDDFTKECHSLKAIFDVGSKKVTTDIDVMLMLLPVPCKDELIKELHKRLRSMQSI
- a CDS encoding helicase-related protein — translated: MKITKLDDAINFIANSKAINFNDSFELSKAVAFLLSEEESAQQGREIIIRILDAWSKVNSETKNIWNDLIEASGLYPYVEQNKLSGSSCLRQEYHKSKYLVDKYFHAEQMNISILLHKLESLIVSAPTSFGKSLLIEEVVASKVHNNIVVIQPTLALLDETRKKLQQYSDDYNIIVSTSQMPSPRKNLFLFTGERVVEYKHFPKIDFFVLDEFYKLSPSRDDDRSIALNHALYLLLKMTKRFYMLGPSIKSIPEGFASKYNANWLRTSFATVAIDINKIYEEKKINKETQETALFDLLLTLKEPTLIYCSSPGKVNKLIPKFLEFMLNKNHNGKQLGSSNHDLTQWIDTNIHENWDLRKALANRIGFHHGALPRHLASSVVDAFNSGDIHYLFCTSTLIEGVNTSAKNVVLFDKKKGLKQIDYFDFKNITGRAGRMSRHFIGNIFQFHPEPQQLELNIDIPLYNQTSAPLELLIQMDPKDRVTSTKEKLKDFDKMDVKLREVLIKNTGMPLEGQLKIIQTIEQNLSNYHPLLNWSKIPNYQQLNTVIELGWKNLLKKNESKGGLYVPSQLAVMALQYYGLKSLNGIIKESMKSKYWINKEPDEHERLQQIVEVVLQCSRHWFDYKLPKMLVVMSELQAYVFKRNGLNAGEYAFFASQIENEFIQSNLTILLEYDVPMSAVRKLSKYIKEGIKQEEIIRKVHSLDLNTVGLLPYEIKKLKMLPKS